The nucleotide sequence CTGCTGGTAGAGCGCCTGGACGGCGTTGAGGCGCGCGGCGGAGCGGGCGCGGGATTTCTTCGGAGGAGCCATGATGTGCGGGCCTATGCCCCCGTATGGCTTTCGAGGAAAGTCCGCAGCGGTTTTGCGACGGCTTCCGGCTTCTCCCACGGGAGGAAGTGACCGGCCTCCTCGACTCGGACCAGGGTGAGCTCCTCGACCAACGTGTCGAGCCCGTCGAGCTGGAGCGGGAGCAAAGCCTTGTCCTTCATCCCCCAGACGACGAGCGTCGGCACCTTCACCCTGGGGAAGGCGCGCAGGAGGAAGTCGGGCAGGGGCAGGTCGATGCCCGGCGGCGGCACGATCACGGCAGCGCCGCGATACCAGTTGAGCATGGCGGCGAAGACGCCGGGCTGCGACCATTCGGCGATATATTGCGCCTTCTCCTCCGGCGGGATGATGGCGAGATCGACATGGCCCGAGAAGCTCTTGTCGAAGAAGGCCTGCCAGCCGATCGTCTCGGGGAACTTCTCGAAGCCGGGCGCGCGGAAGGCGTTGATATACTGGCTGGCGGCGCGCTGGTCGCTGTCCTCGATCAGGCTCTTCTGGAAGATGACCGGGTGGGGCGCGTTGACGATGACGAGGCGTTTAAGGCGCGGGTCGCCCCGAAGCGCCGCCGCCCAGGAGACCGCTCCGCCCCAGTCGTGGCCGACAAGGGTGAAATCGTCGAGGCCGAGCCGATCGACCAGCGCGAACAGGTCGGCGACGATCCTGTCGGTGGCATAGTCCGCCTTGTCCTGCGGCGCGTCCGAGCCGGCGAAGCCGCGCTGGTCGGGCATGATCAGCCGGTACCGGTCGGCCAGCAGCGGCACGAGCCCGCGCCAGGTGCGGTGCGATTCCGGAAAGCCGTGGAGGAGGATGATCGGCGGGCCGTCCTCGGGGCCGGCGGCGGCGACGTTGAGCGTGACGCCGGTCTGGAGGGCGTGGCGGGTGAAGCTGAGGTCGTTCATGCGGAGCCCTTTGCACTGGCGCCCTTCGACTGCGCGCTACGCGCTCCGCTCAGGACGGACGATGCCTTACACGCTCGTTCGGCCTGAGCGAAGCCGATGGACATCGCGCTAGGCCGCGGGCTCTTCCGCTCGATAGCCCGCCACCTCGGTCTTGCGGCCCCACCAGGCGCGGACGGCCCGCAGCGGCCGCGAGCGCCAGAGCAGGGCGAGAAGGCCGAGGAGGAGGAGCCAGGGAAGCAGCAGGGCGATTGCCTTCAGCGCGAAGCTGATCATGGTGACAAAACTGGAGACCAGCAGCTTAAGGCTCTCCCTCAGCGGGTTTTCCTGGAAGCCGGGGATGCCGCCCTCGCCATAATAGTTGAAGGTGACCGGCGTGAAGGAGAGGCGCTGCTCGCCGCTGCGGACGGTGTTGCGGTTGCGGGTGGCATCGGCAAGCAGGGCGTCGAGCTGTCGCAGGAGTTCGGCCCTCTCCGGACTGTCGGCGGGGGCCGCTTCGAGCCGCCTCCGAAGTTCGGCTTCGCGCTCGCTCATGTCCTGACCGGCCGTCCGCGCCTCCGCGACGCCGGTGCCGACGTCCTCGCCGGTGAACTCGCTGCGGACGAGCCTGCCGTCGGCGCCGCGCACGTCCTCCAGCGCGGCCTTGCCGAACTGGCGGGCGATGGCGGGGTCGAGGCGAAGCTGCAGCATGCCGCTGATCTCGTCATTCTCGCCCACGCTGTAGCGCAGCCCGGTGATCCGGCAGCGCCCGGTCCCGAGCTGCTCGCAGCGGGCCGCATGCCGCTCCTGCACCGCCTCGATCCGGTCGTTGCCGAGCAGATAGTCGTAGGTGAAGGCCCAGGCGACTCCGGGCGAAACGGCGGTGAGACTTTCGGTGCTGGTGGTGGTTTCCTGACTTCCCTGCTGGCCGCACGAGACCAGCAGCGCTGCCGAGGCCGCGACAAAGAACTTACGCATGACCATCCCTCCTTCGTGGCCTGGCTCTGGCGGCCGGCTCCACGGCGAGGGTCTCATTGTGGAGGGGCGGAAGCAATCCGGCTTGCGATGAGAAGATCCGCGCCGTCCGGACGGGGAGAGCCTAGGGGTAGCTGACCGTCAGCGGGATCTCCGGCAGCGGAATCCATTCGTGGTCATCCTGCGGGGGCAGGGCGAATTCGCCCGCCTTCCACGCGCGCTGGGCTTCCTGGATGCGGTCGCGGCGGCTGGAGACGAAGTTCCACCAGACGTGGCGTTCGCCGTCCATCGGGGCGCCGCCGGCGAGCATGAACCGGGCGCCGCGTTCCGAGCGCAGGACCGGGCGGGTGCCGGGGCGGAGGAGGACGAGGTGCATCTGTTCGAGCCCTTCGCCGTCCACGGTCGCGTCGCCGTCGAGGAGATAGAGCGCGCGCTCGTCCGCCTCGCGGTCCAGTTCGAGGGAGGCGCCCGGAGCGAGGTGGATGGCGGCGTAGATGGTGGGGTGGTGCTGGGTGACGGGCGAGGTCGCGCCGAAGGCCGAGCCCATGATGAGGTCGAGCCTGACGCCGCTGCCTTCGATGACGGGAATCCGGTCGGCGGGGACATGCTGGAAGGCGGCGTCCACCTCCTCCTTGTCCTGCGGCAGGGCAAGCCAGGTCTGGATGCCGTCCAGCCGTGGCCCCGCGGCGCGCTCGTCGGCGGGCGAGCGTTCGGAATGGCTGATGCCCTTGCCCGCGGTCATCAAATTGACCGCGCCGGGCTCGATCCGCTGGATGGAGCCGACGCTGTCGCGATGGTCGATCGCGCCTTCGAACAGATAGGTGACGGTGGCGAGGTTGATGTGGGGGTGGGGGCGGACGTCGATGCCCTCGTCCACGCCGAGCCGCGCCGGGCCCATCTGGTCGAAGAAGATGAAGGGGCCGACCATGGTCCTGAGCTTGTGCGGCAGGGTGCGGTGGACCTTGAAGCCGCCGAGGTCGTGGCTGACCGGGGCGAGGCTCATCAGGATGGCGCTATCGTTGTTCATTCGCCTGGTGCCCTCGTTTCCATGGCGAGTGCGTGGACCCGCTCGTGCATGAGATCGCCCAGCGCCTTGTAGACCAGCCGCTGGCGCTGGACGCGGTTCAGGCCGGCAAAGGTTGCAGCTTCGATCGACAGGAAGAAGTGCGACTCGCCGGCCGGATTATAGCCACCATGGCCGCGATGCTGCTCGCTGTCGTCGCGCAAATTCATCCGCGCCGGGGCGAGGTGGCTTTCGAGGCGAGCGATCATTTCGCGGGCGACCGGACCGATGGCAGGAGCGTTCATCGCGCCTATATAGTGAGGCTCGCAGAACAAGACGACCGATGGCTTCAAGATCTCCCAAGTTCCACGGACGGGTGGAAGGCGCCGCAGCGCATTGCGCGGTGCCCGGCTGCCCCGAACCCGGCGAATATAAGGCGCCGCTCAGCGCCCCGACTTTCGATGGGCCGGGGGCGTGGCAATGGCTGTGCCTGGATCATGTCCGCGAGCATAATGCGCGCTACAATTACTTCTCGGGGATGAGTCCGGAGGAGATCGAGGCCGCGCAGTCGCCGATTGCCGGCTGGGACCGCTCGACGCGCGCCTTCGCCACCGCGGCGGGAGCCGATCCGGCCCCTGCCTGGGCCGACTTCAGGGACCCGCTCGAGGCCATCAGCGGGCGCTTCGGCGACCGCTTCCGGCGCGAGACGCCCGTACGCAGCCGCTTCTCGGGCGAGGAAAGGCAGGCGCTGAGCGTACTGGGCCTCGGCGAGGACAGCGACCTCCATGGCGTGCGCAAGCGCTATTCGGAGCTGGTCCGCCGTTACCATCCCGACCGCAACGGCGGCGACCGTGCCCACGAGAAGAAGCTCGCTGCCGTGCTCGACGCTTGGGCCAAGCTGAAGGTGGCGCCAGCCTTCGCCTGATCAGTCGCGGTCGGGCGCGCCGAGCGGGAAGAAGGGGCGATAGGGGCGGGCGTCCTCGATGCAGCGGCGGACCGGAGGCAGGTGGAGCAGCTCGGCCCGGAGCCGGGTCAGGCGGTGGTGATCGGCAGGGATGCGCTCGATCCAGTCGGCGTAGAAGAGCGAGGGTGCGGCGGCACAGGTGACCAGCGACACATGCGGCGGCAGATCATGCTCCGACAGCCACTGCTCGAGCCAGGCATAGGCCTTGAGCAGCTTGGCCTTGCCGCCGGCGACCTCGGCCGCGTCCGGCTCGTCGCGAAGGCCAAGCTCGGGCTTGTCGCGGTTCACGAAGTAGGCCGAAACCACGCGCTGCATGTTGCCCATGACGTAATTGTCGAACACCCGGTCTATCATCCGCGCCACCACCGCCTGCGCCGGATCGGTCGGGATCAGCGGCGCGGGCCCGGGATGGTGAACCGCGAGATGCTCGACGATGCTGGTCGCCTCGATGACGACCGAGTTGCCGTCGACCAGCACGGGGATGTGTCCACCGGCAT is from Sphingomonas sp. LHG3406-1 and encodes:
- a CDS encoding alpha/beta fold hydrolase, whose product is MNDLSFTRHALQTGVTLNVAAAGPEDGPPIILLHGFPESHRTWRGLVPLLADRYRLIMPDQRGFAGSDAPQDKADYATDRIVADLFALVDRLGLDDFTLVGHDWGGAVSWAAALRGDPRLKRLVIVNAPHPVIFQKSLIEDSDQRAASQYINAFRAPGFEKFPETIGWQAFFDKSFSGHVDLAIIPPEEKAQYIAEWSQPGVFAAMLNWYRGAAVIVPPPGIDLPLPDFLLRAFPRVKVPTLVVWGMKDKALLPLQLDGLDTLVEELTLVRVEEAGHFLPWEKPEAVAKPLRTFLESHTGA
- a CDS encoding DUF4349 domain-containing protein, producing the protein MRKFFVAASAALLVSCGQQGSQETTTSTESLTAVSPGVAWAFTYDYLLGNDRIEAVQERHAARCEQLGTGRCRITGLRYSVGENDEISGMLQLRLDPAIARQFGKAALEDVRGADGRLVRSEFTGEDVGTGVAEARTAGQDMSEREAELRRRLEAAPADSPERAELLRQLDALLADATRNRNTVRSGEQRLSFTPVTFNYYGEGGIPGFQENPLRESLKLLVSSFVTMISFALKAIALLLPWLLLLGLLALLWRSRPLRAVRAWWGRKTEVAGYRAEEPAA
- a CDS encoding pirin family protein, translating into MNNDSAILMSLAPVSHDLGGFKVHRTLPHKLRTMVGPFIFFDQMGPARLGVDEGIDVRPHPHINLATVTYLFEGAIDHRDSVGSIQRIEPGAVNLMTAGKGISHSERSPADERAAGPRLDGIQTWLALPQDKEEVDAAFQHVPADRIPVIEGSGVRLDLIMGSAFGATSPVTQHHPTIYAAIHLAPGASLELDREADERALYLLDGDATVDGEGLEQMHLVLLRPGTRPVLRSERGARFMLAGGAPMDGERHVWWNFVSSRRDRIQEAQRAWKAGEFALPPQDDHEWIPLPEIPLTVSYP
- a CDS encoding BolA family transcriptional regulator: MNAPAIGPVAREMIARLESHLAPARMNLRDDSEQHRGHGGYNPAGESHFFLSIEAATFAGLNRVQRQRLVYKALGDLMHERVHALAMETRAPGE
- a CDS encoding J domain-containing protein, which gives rise to MASRSPKFHGRVEGAAAHCAVPGCPEPGEYKAPLSAPTFDGPGAWQWLCLDHVREHNARYNYFSGMSPEEIEAAQSPIAGWDRSTRAFATAAGADPAPAWADFRDPLEAISGRFGDRFRRETPVRSRFSGEERQALSVLGLGEDSDLHGVRKRYSELVRRYHPDRNGGDRAHEKKLAAVLDAWAKLKVAPAFA
- a CDS encoding glutathione S-transferase family protein — protein: MLQLHGHPFSSYCWKALIPLYANETPFEFVMMAGDRPLSEQFCGRVHAGGHIPVLVDGNSVVIEATSIVEHLAVHHPGPAPLIPTDPAQAVVARMIDRVFDNYVMGNMQRVVSAYFVNRDKPELGLRDEPDAAEVAGGKAKLLKAYAWLEQWLSEHDLPPHVSLVTCAAAPSLFYADWIERIPADHHRLTRLRAELLHLPPVRRCIEDARPYRPFFPLGAPDRD